In a single window of the Flavobacterium sp. W4I14 genome:
- a CDS encoding DNA invertase Pin-like site-specific DNA recombinase (product_source=COG1961; cath_funfam=3.40.50.1390; cog=COG1961; pfam=PF00239,PF07508; smart=SM00857; superfamily=53041), with translation MNRKGYSLPEQEDRLLKYCECNGIKVKGIYREDFSTKNFIRPEWKKLISEIKKNKERGENNILFVKWDRFSRNIQYAYETIGFLRKYNTNAMAIDQPVDLGIPESSVMLAVYLAIPEAENTRRALNTSDGMRRAKLMGRYPNKAPVGFVNLTSVEGRKFIAPKWPEAGIIQWIFQQLSKNLYSPSEVHRMALAKGFNCTHSYFFKIIRNPVYCGLIILSKKSGESELVEGNHETLVAKSLFYEVQDIINSKRKVCAKNTAVKEMFYLRSFMTFPLCGHIILGSFSRGARSRYPYYHCRIGVQQG, from the coding sequence ATGAACAGAAAAGGATACTCTTTGCCTGAACAGGAAGATAGATTACTGAAATATTGTGAGTGTAATGGTATCAAGGTGAAAGGAATTTATAGGGAGGACTTTTCCACTAAAAACTTTATTAGGCCGGAATGGAAGAAACTCATCTCGGAAATCAAAAAGAATAAGGAGAGGGGAGAAAACAACATATTATTTGTGAAATGGGACCGGTTCAGCCGAAACATCCAGTACGCTTATGAAACGATAGGTTTTTTACGCAAGTACAACACCAATGCAATGGCGATAGACCAGCCTGTTGACCTTGGAATTCCGGAAAGCTCAGTCATGCTAGCTGTATATCTTGCCATTCCAGAAGCTGAAAATACCAGGCGTGCGCTCAATACCTCAGATGGTATGCGTAGGGCTAAGCTTATGGGCCGCTATCCCAACAAGGCCCCAGTAGGATTTGTGAACCTCACCTCGGTTGAAGGTCGTAAGTTCATAGCCCCAAAATGGCCTGAAGCTGGTATTATTCAGTGGATATTTCAGCAACTTTCAAAGAATCTCTATAGCCCATCTGAGGTTCATAGAATGGCCCTGGCTAAAGGTTTCAATTGTACTCATTCATATTTTTTTAAAATCATTCGCAATCCTGTTTATTGCGGGCTCATTATTTTATCAAAAAAATCTGGTGAATCAGAACTTGTGGAGGGTAACCATGAGACCCTGGTCGCTAAGTCATTATTTTATGAAGTTCAGGATATTATCAATTCCAAAAGAAAAGTATGCGCAAAAAATACGGCGGTGAAGGAAATGTTCTATTTAAGGAGCTTTATGACTTTTCCGCTTTGTGGACACATAATTCTTGGTAGTTTTTCCCGGGGAGCGAGGTCAAGATATCCATACTATCATTGTCGAATAGGTGTGCAACAAGGGTAA
- a CDS encoding hypothetical protein (product_source=Hypo-rule applied; superfamily=88946), producing the protein MEEVNFDSIIQEYSNERASLLRQLSRGQKSLSRARNLFVEDILKLDDYNEFKGEILERAKCLKKEIAENMDMADTICQQRAHNSKRSIQLFKDYSSFDTADKKQLATIIPPQGIDFISGNLSIQLPEALRKILVHTPIKT; encoded by the coding sequence TTGGAGGAAGTGAATTTCGATTCAATTATTCAAGAATATTCAAATGAAAGAGCTAGTTTGCTTAGACAACTTTCAAGGGGACAGAAATCGTTATCCAGGGCTCGTAATCTTTTTGTTGAAGATATATTGAAACTTGATGACTACAACGAATTCAAGGGAGAAATTCTTGAGCGTGCTAAATGTCTGAAAAAAGAGATAGCTGAAAATATGGATATGGCTGATACTATTTGCCAGCAACGGGCACATAACAGTAAACGTTCAATACAGCTTTTTAAAGATTATTCAAGTTTTGATACTGCTGATAAGAAACAGTTAGCCACAATAATCCCACCACAGGGAATTGATTTTATTTCAGGAAATCTCTCCATACAATTGCCAGAGGCCCTGAGAAAGATCTTGGTTCATACTCCAATTAAAACTTAA
- a CDS encoding transcription termination factor NusB (product_source=COG0781; cath_funfam=1.10.940.10; cog=COG0781; superfamily=47240): protein MLNRRHLRIKALQNIFAWHMADKKDIKGDLKTLMQSIDSVYEMYIWMLSLMVEVTEFTANDAAERANKFIKTAEDINPNMKLLHNKFSVLMQQNPEYVSAVKKYKVDWGFDPEIRKTVYNSLKASKEYADYLADPNESLESSKDIIKYIFRKIILKNQAILQVFEEKFINWQVDHEVMKGMVAKTLKNFTFEDPF, encoded by the coding sequence ATGTTAAACAGAAGGCACTTAAGAATCAAAGCTTTGCAAAATATTTTTGCTTGGCACATGGCAGACAAAAAAGACATTAAAGGTGATTTGAAAACCTTAATGCAGAGCATCGATAGCGTGTACGAAATGTACATCTGGATGTTATCTTTAATGGTAGAAGTTACCGAATTTACTGCTAACGACGCCGCAGAGCGCGCAAATAAGTTTATTAAAACCGCAGAGGATATTAATCCCAACATGAAATTGCTACACAATAAGTTTAGCGTTTTAATGCAGCAGAATCCTGAGTACGTATCTGCAGTTAAAAAATATAAAGTAGACTGGGGTTTTGATCCGGAAATCCGTAAAACAGTTTACAATTCCTTAAAAGCATCCAAAGAATATGCCGATTATCTTGCTGATCCTAACGAAAGTTTAGAATCATCAAAAGATATCATCAAATACATTTTCAGGAAAATCATCTTAAAAAACCAGGCCATTTTGCAGGTTTTCGAAGAGAAATTTATCAACTGGCAGGTAGATCACGAAGTGATGAAAGGGATGGTGGCCAAAACCTTGAAAAACTTTACTTTTGAAGATCCTTTTTAA
- a CDS encoding hypothetical protein (product_source=Hypo-rule applied) — MILDRKISVDEAVLLLGKDGIMVSRSEAHIILDFLYLMAKNNAISNDAEKSIIPKEKSNSSKWR, encoded by the coding sequence ATGATTTTAGATAGAAAAATCTCTGTTGATGAGGCCGTTTTACTTTTGGGAAAGGATGGCATCATGGTTTCTAGGTCTGAGGCACATATAATACTTGATTTTCTTTACCTAATGGCGAAAAACAATGCGATTAGCAATGATGCTGAAAAATCAATTATCCCTAAGGAGAAATCGAACTCATCAAAATGGCGATAG
- a CDS encoding hypothetical protein (product_source=Hypo-rule applied; superfamily=53807; transmembrane_helix_parts=Inside_1_29,TMhelix_30_52,Outside_53_71,TMhelix_72_94,Inside_95_126,TMhelix_127_149,Outside_150_153), which translates to MEDFENEVPQEVKLVVTEEMRSYFYDMSKWARFLSVVGFVISAFLTLGSFGIGAAVTANPGMLNQLGPLGGIGATGITIFYLLLALFFFYPSLLLLRFSTKGKQGVLFGDQENLNDAIAHVKSLFKFWGVITIVLIASYFLLLLAVLAGGGIK; encoded by the coding sequence ATGGAAGATTTTGAAAATGAAGTGCCCCAGGAAGTAAAATTGGTTGTTACAGAAGAAATGCGGAGCTATTTTTACGATATGAGTAAATGGGCAAGATTTTTATCGGTTGTGGGTTTTGTTATCTCGGCATTTTTAACCTTAGGTTCATTTGGAATAGGGGCTGCGGTAACGGCTAATCCAGGGATGCTCAATCAATTGGGGCCATTGGGCGGTATCGGCGCAACAGGCATCACCATATTTTACCTGTTGTTGGCTTTGTTCTTTTTTTATCCAAGTTTATTGCTGCTGCGTTTTTCGACCAAAGGCAAACAAGGGGTTTTATTCGGCGATCAGGAAAATTTAAACGATGCCATTGCCCATGTAAAATCGCTCTTTAAATTTTGGGGTGTAATTACCATCGTATTAATAGCCAGTTATTTCCTTTTGCTGTTGGCAGTACTCGCAGGAGGAGGCATAAAATAA
- a CDS encoding ABC-type multidrug transport system fused ATPase/permease subunit (product_source=COG1132; cath_funfam=3.40.50.300; cog=COG1132; pfam=PF00005; smart=SM00382; superfamily=52540): MANLIMRMYDVENGAIDIDRKNIKALNLKDYRSQIGFVPQEVFLFSDTIKNNIAFGLDQVTDEEVHNAAKNASVYTNIIDFEEKFETMLGERGITLSGGQKQRVSIARALIKSPKILIFDDCLSAVDTKTEEEILQNLGKIMAGKTSILIAHRISTIKNADKILVLDNGKIIEQGTHNELLSKNGSYTELYNHQLLEEETRTI, translated from the coding sequence TTGGCCAATCTGATTATGCGGATGTATGATGTAGAAAACGGCGCCATCGATATTGATCGAAAAAATATTAAAGCCTTAAACCTTAAAGATTACCGTAGCCAGATTGGCTTTGTACCACAAGAGGTTTTTTTATTTTCTGATACGATAAAGAATAATATTGCCTTTGGTTTAGACCAGGTTACGGATGAAGAAGTGCATAATGCAGCGAAAAATGCGTCGGTTTATACCAATATTATCGATTTTGAAGAAAAATTCGAAACCATGCTGGGTGAGCGCGGAATAACCCTCTCTGGGGGTCAAAAACAACGCGTTTCTATCGCCAGGGCATTGATTAAATCACCTAAGATTTTAATATTCGATGATTGTCTTTCGGCGGTCGATACCAAAACAGAGGAAGAAATTTTACAAAACCTGGGCAAAATCATGGCCGGAAAAACAAGTATTTTAATTGCCCATAGGATTTCTACCATTAAAAATGCAGATAAGATTTTGGTGCTGGATAATGGCAAAATCATTGAACAAGGCACACACAATGAATTACTTAGTAAAAATGGGAGCTATACAGAGCTTTACAATCACCAACTTTTGGAGGAGGAAACCCGAACTATTTAA
- a CDS encoding hypothetical protein (product_source=Hypo-rule applied; pfam=PF11680; smart=SM00712; superfamily=100934) codes for MGEFDNKEREEVFSKKVRAGKRTYFFDVKATRSGDYYLTVTESKKRLEDGVFVKHKIFLYKEDFEKFAEGLNETVDYIKTHQDVVEKRYEYSENGEHSTKANDDFTF; via the coding sequence ATGGGAGAATTCGACAACAAGGAAAGAGAAGAAGTTTTTTCAAAGAAAGTAAGAGCAGGTAAGAGAACTTATTTCTTCGACGTGAAGGCTACTAGATCGGGTGATTATTATTTAACAGTTACCGAGAGTAAGAAAAGATTAGAAGACGGTGTATTTGTAAAACATAAAATCTTTTTATACAAAGAAGATTTCGAAAAATTTGCAGAAGGACTAAATGAAACTGTTGATTACATCAAAACTCACCAAGATGTGGTTGAAAAACGTTATGAATATTCTGAAAATGGAGAACATAGCACCAAAGCAAACGACGATTTTACTTTTTAA
- a CDS encoding magnesium transporter (product_source=KO:K06213; cog=COG2239; ko=KO:K06213; pfam=PF00571,PF01769,PF03448; smart=SM00116,SM00924; superfamily=158791,161093,54631; tigrfam=TIGR00400; transmembrane_helix_parts=Outside_1_355,TMhelix_356_375,Inside_376_387,TMhelix_388_410,Outside_411_429,TMhelix_430_452,Inside_453_458): MEELVVEEIQELLEKENDKALKQYLDQLNISDVEELIDELPQYAAKFIETLSLNRAVNVFRILDFPTQERIIKKLSGNKLNQIIKDLPPDDRTALFSELKGDVVKKMITLLPPEERKESLALLGYKEDSIGRLMTPDYIAVKPEWSITRVLAHIRRYGKNSETIDVVYVIDKEGVLLDDIRIREVLLADPEAIIGELTDKRFIALKANDPQEDAINIFRMNNRVALPVVDENNILLGIVTVDDILWIANEEYTEDMHKIGGTEALDEPYLDIPILKLVKKRAGWLIVLFLGEMLTATAMQHFEIELEKAVVLSLFIPLIMSSGGNSGSQASTLIIQAMALGEVTIAEWWRVMRRELVSGALLGIILGTIGFIRIVTWQELHLYNYGPHWFLIAATIFFTLVGIVLWGSLIGSMMPIILKKLKLDPATSSAPFVATMVDVTGIVIYFSVAVLILKGVLL; this comes from the coding sequence ATGGAAGAATTGGTTGTGGAAGAGATTCAGGAACTGCTTGAAAAAGAAAATGATAAGGCTTTAAAGCAATATCTCGATCAACTGAATATTTCGGATGTTGAAGAACTGATTGATGAACTTCCACAATATGCAGCCAAATTTATCGAAACCTTATCCCTTAACAGGGCGGTAAACGTTTTTCGGATTCTGGATTTTCCTACCCAGGAGCGGATTATCAAAAAGCTTTCGGGCAATAAATTGAATCAGATCATCAAAGATCTGCCGCCAGATGACCGTACCGCACTTTTTAGCGAATTAAAAGGCGATGTGGTAAAAAAAATGATTACGCTTTTACCACCCGAAGAACGTAAAGAATCGCTTGCACTTTTAGGCTACAAAGAAGATAGTATTGGCCGTTTAATGACGCCCGATTACATCGCCGTAAAGCCTGAATGGTCTATCACCAGGGTTTTGGCGCACATCAGGCGCTACGGAAAAAACTCCGAAACCATCGATGTGGTGTATGTGATCGATAAAGAAGGGGTACTGTTGGATGATATCAGGATCCGTGAGGTTTTACTGGCCGATCCTGAAGCAATTATTGGAGAACTTACCGATAAACGTTTTATTGCCCTAAAAGCTAACGATCCTCAGGAAGATGCAATCAATATCTTTAGGATGAACAACCGTGTGGCTTTACCTGTAGTAGATGAAAATAACATTCTTTTAGGTATTGTTACCGTTGATGATATTCTGTGGATTGCCAACGAAGAATACACCGAAGATATGCACAAAATTGGGGGCACCGAGGCTTTGGATGAACCTTATCTCGATATTCCAATCCTAAAACTGGTTAAAAAACGTGCAGGATGGTTAATTGTGCTCTTTTTAGGCGAGATGTTAACTGCAACAGCCATGCAGCACTTCGAAATCGAACTCGAAAAAGCAGTAGTATTATCGCTTTTTATTCCATTAATTATGAGTAGTGGTGGTAACAGTGGTTCTCAGGCTTCAACCTTAATTATCCAGGCAATGGCCTTAGGCGAAGTAACCATCGCAGAATGGTGGCGCGTAATGCGCCGCGAATTGGTTTCTGGAGCTTTGCTCGGCATCATTTTAGGCACAATTGGCTTTATCCGCATTGTAACCTGGCAGGAGTTACACCTCTATAACTATGGCCCGCATTGGTTTTTAATTGCAGCTACTATATTTTTTACCCTTGTTGGCATTGTATTATGGGGCAGTTTAATCGGTTCGATGATGCCAATTATTTTGAAAAAACTAAAACTCGATCCGGCCACCTCATCAGCGCCATTTGTAGCCACTATGGTAGATGTTACCGGGATCGTGATCTATTTCAGTGTTGCTGTATTAATTTTAAAAGGCGTTTTACTCTAA
- a CDS encoding putative hydrolase of the HAD superfamily (product_source=KO:K07025; cath_funfam=3.40.50.1000; cog=COG1011; ko=KO:K07025; pfam=PF13419; superfamily=56784), with protein MQKKITTLFTDIGGVLLTNGWDRHARGEASVLFNLDSVDLEERHHLTFDTYEVGKLTLDEYLERIVFFEERSFSYDDFKEFMFKKSLPYPEMIQLICDLKKKYNLKVAVISNEGRELNQYRINTFKLNEFVDFFVSSSFVHFRKPDADIFKVAIDISQSDVETSLYIDDRMLFVQVAEGLGLKGIHHIDYEDTKVQLAAYGLKV; from the coding sequence ATGCAAAAGAAAATTACCACACTTTTTACCGATATCGGTGGCGTTTTATTAACCAATGGCTGGGACAGGCATGCGAGGGGGGAGGCTTCTGTGCTTTTTAACCTTGATTCTGTTGATCTTGAAGAGCGCCATCACCTTACCTTCGATACCTATGAAGTGGGTAAATTAACGCTTGATGAATATTTGGAGCGTATTGTTTTCTTCGAAGAACGGAGCTTTAGCTATGATGACTTTAAAGAATTTATGTTCAAAAAATCGCTTCCTTATCCTGAAATGATTCAGTTGATCTGCGATTTAAAAAAGAAATATAACCTTAAAGTAGCCGTAATCAGCAACGAAGGCAGAGAATTGAACCAATACCGCATCAATACTTTTAAACTGAACGAATTTGTCGATTTTTTTGTTTCGTCGAGTTTTGTGCATTTCCGTAAACCCGATGCCGATATTTTTAAAGTAGCCATCGATATTTCGCAGAGCGATGTAGAAACGAGTTTATATATCGACGATCGGATGCTTTTTGTACAGGTTGCCGAAGGTTTAGGCTTAAAAGGCATTCATCATATCGATTACGAAGATACTAAAGTACAGTTAGCAGCTTACGGATTGAAGGTTTAA
- a CDS encoding GTP-binding protein YchF (product_source=TIGR00092; cath_funfam=3.40.50.300; cog=COG0012; ko=KO:K06942; pfam=PF01926,PF06071; smart=SM00382; superfamily=52540; tigrfam=TIGR00092) produces MALQCGIVGLPNVGKSTLFNCLSNAKAQAANFPFCTIEPNVGVITVPDDRLTKLAELVKPNKVQPNTIEIVDIAGLVKGASKGEGLGNQFLGNIRATNAIIHVLRCFDDGNVIHVDGSVDPIRDREIIDTELQLKDLDTVDKRIQKVEKMAKTGGDKDAKRTYEILTVVKAHLEAGKSIRTAALAQDDFDFIEDLGLLTQKPVMYVCNVDEASVINGNKYVDLVKANVADENAEVLVISAKIESEIAELDSYEERQEFLADLGLTESGVNKLIRAAYKLLNLYTYFTAGVQEVRAWTITKGFTAPQAAGVIHTDFEKGFIRAEVIKYNDFVTLGSENACKDAGKLGVEGKTYVVEDGDIMHFRFNV; encoded by the coding sequence ATGGCATTACAATGTGGTATAGTTGGTTTACCAAATGTTGGAAAATCGACCCTTTTTAACTGTTTATCAAATGCAAAAGCGCAGGCTGCAAACTTTCCCTTTTGTACTATTGAGCCCAATGTTGGCGTAATTACAGTACCTGATGATAGATTAACCAAACTGGCCGAGTTGGTTAAACCAAACAAAGTGCAACCAAATACAATCGAGATTGTAGATATTGCAGGTTTGGTAAAAGGTGCATCGAAAGGCGAAGGCTTGGGAAACCAGTTTTTAGGAAATATCCGTGCCACAAATGCAATTATTCACGTTTTACGTTGTTTCGATGACGGAAATGTAATTCACGTGGATGGTTCTGTTGATCCGATCCGTGATCGTGAAATTATTGATACTGAGCTACAGCTTAAAGATCTGGATACCGTTGATAAACGTATTCAAAAAGTTGAAAAAATGGCTAAAACGGGTGGCGATAAGGATGCTAAACGTACTTATGAGATTTTAACAGTAGTTAAAGCGCATTTAGAAGCTGGCAAATCGATCCGTACTGCGGCATTGGCTCAGGATGATTTCGATTTTATTGAAGATTTAGGTTTACTTACGCAAAAACCGGTAATGTATGTTTGTAATGTTGATGAGGCATCGGTAATTAATGGCAATAAATATGTTGATTTAGTGAAAGCAAATGTTGCTGATGAAAATGCTGAGGTTTTAGTAATCTCTGCTAAAATTGAATCGGAAATTGCCGAACTGGATAGCTATGAAGAGCGTCAGGAGTTTTTAGCTGATTTAGGCTTAACCGAATCAGGTGTAAATAAATTAATCCGCGCAGCTTATAAATTATTAAATCTTTACACTTACTTTACTGCTGGTGTACAAGAAGTTAGGGCCTGGACGATTACCAAAGGTTTTACAGCACCACAAGCTGCCGGTGTAATCCACACTGATTTCGAAAAAGGATTTATCCGTGCTGAGGTAATCAAATACAACGATTTCGTAACCTTAGGTTCTGAAAATGCCTGTAAAGATGCTGGTAAATTGGGCGTTGAAGGAAAAACCTATGTAGTGGAAGATGGAGACATCATGCACTTTAGATTTAATGTATAA
- a CDS encoding ABC-type multidrug transport system fused ATPase/permease subunit (product_source=COG1132; cath_funfam=1.20.1560.10; cog=COG1132; pfam=PF00664; superfamily=90123; transmembrane_helix_parts=Inside_1_20,TMhelix_21_43,Outside_44_62,TMhelix_63_85,Inside_86_143,TMhelix_144_166,Outside_167_175,TMhelix_176_198,Inside_199_255,TMhelix_256_278,Outside_279_292,TMhelix_293_315,Inside_316_402), giving the protein MKHLSRLNKYFLKYKWWIIPGGIFVVISNIFGVVPAQVIGYAVDLITENIQVFNLFYGFDRQAIIYDIFSSNLLFFGLLVIALYLLRGLFLFFMRQTIILMSRHIEFDMKNDIYQHYQELSLGFYRRNNTGDLMNRATEDVNRVRMYVGPAIMYTINTFVLSVLIIWSMLDVNAKLAIYCLLPLPFLVVIIYYVNTLIFKKSGKIQERLSDLSSFVQERFSGIRIIKSYVREDYTRNMFSIQSNDYKKDSMSLVKVSALFYPTMLLLIGLSTILTIYIGGIQVMNGSITAGNIAEFIIYINQLTFPVTMLGWVTSLIQRAAASQKRINEFLDIPSDIQSKETVEIELTGNIKFDQVSFTYPDTGIEALKEVSFEINSGEFVAIIGKNRFGKIDIGQSDYADV; this is encoded by the coding sequence ATGAAACATTTAAGCCGATTAAACAAATACTTTCTTAAATACAAATGGTGGATTATCCCCGGAGGTATTTTCGTGGTAATTTCTAATATTTTTGGTGTAGTGCCAGCCCAGGTAATTGGTTATGCAGTTGATCTGATTACCGAAAACATTCAGGTATTTAATCTCTTTTATGGTTTCGATCGCCAGGCTATAATTTACGATATATTTAGCAGTAATCTTCTGTTTTTTGGTTTGCTGGTTATCGCACTTTATTTACTGCGGGGGCTTTTTCTGTTCTTTATGCGCCAAACCATTATTTTAATGTCGCGGCATATCGAGTTCGATATGAAAAACGATATCTACCAACATTATCAGGAACTGAGCCTGGGTTTTTACCGCCGGAATAATACCGGCGACTTAATGAACCGTGCCACAGAAGATGTTAACCGGGTAAGGATGTACGTTGGTCCGGCGATTATGTACACGATTAATACTTTTGTGCTATCGGTACTTATTATCTGGTCGATGCTTGATGTAAATGCAAAACTAGCCATTTACTGCTTATTACCTCTCCCTTTTCTGGTGGTGATTATATACTATGTAAATACTTTGATCTTTAAAAAAAGCGGGAAGATACAGGAACGTTTGTCAGATCTTTCGAGCTTTGTACAGGAACGTTTCTCGGGGATCCGGATCATCAAATCATATGTTCGCGAAGATTATACCAGAAATATGTTCTCCATCCAGAGCAACGATTATAAAAAAGATTCGATGAGCCTGGTTAAAGTATCGGCACTGTTTTACCCAACCATGTTGTTATTAATAGGCTTGAGTACCATTTTAACCATATATATAGGCGGCATCCAGGTAATGAATGGCAGTATCACAGCAGGGAATATTGCCGAATTTATCATTTACATTAATCAGTTAACCTTTCCGGTAACGATGTTGGGCTGGGTTACTTCTTTAATCCAACGGGCTGCTGCATCGCAAAAAAGGATAAATGAATTTTTAGATATCCCATCTGACATCCAATCGAAGGAAACTGTTGAAATTGAGCTAACCGGCAATATCAAGTTCGATCAGGTGAGTTTTACCTATCCAGATACAGGAATTGAAGCCTTAAAAGAGGTGAGTTTTGAGATTAATAGTGGCGAATTCGTAGCCATTATCGGAAAAAACAGGTTCGGGAAAATCGACATTGGCCAATCTGATTATGCGGATGTATGA
- a CDS encoding leucine dehydrogenase (product_source=KO:K00263; cath_funfam=3.40.50.10860,3.40.50.720; cog=COG0334; ko=KO:K00263; pfam=PF00208,PF02812; smart=SM00839; superfamily=51735,53223): MPANSPSDFSILDQLSVYGHKKLVFCNDPDTGLKAIIAIHDTTLGPALGGTRMWSYSTESEALEDALRLSRGMTYKAAITGLNLGGGKGVIIGDSRKDKTETLMRSYGRFIKNLNGEFITAEEMGTNTRDMEYIRMETNYVTGVPESIGGAGNPAPFTAQGVYLGIKASVKEVFGTDMLAGRTIVVQGIGNVGEHLVALLRKENAEVLISDINQEQLTYVARKYKAKPIEADKIFTTDADVYAPCAMGATVNNKTIEKMKFAIIAGSANNQLKDEVLDSELLLKKGILFAPDYLINAGGLISCYSELTGFGKKRTVQLTENIYDATRSVIKLSKTENISTNIAANRIAEKRIADVKKIKSSY; this comes from the coding sequence ATGCCAGCAAATTCTCCGTCAGATTTTTCAATTTTAGATCAATTAAGTGTCTATGGCCATAAAAAGTTGGTTTTTTGCAACGATCCAGATACAGGTTTAAAAGCGATTATTGCTATACACGATACCACATTGGGTCCTGCTTTAGGCGGAACACGTATGTGGAGTTATAGCACAGAAAGCGAAGCTTTAGAAGATGCACTGCGTTTATCGCGTGGAATGACTTACAAGGCAGCGATAACCGGATTGAATCTGGGTGGTGGAAAAGGCGTAATTATTGGCGATTCGCGGAAAGATAAAACAGAAACTTTAATGCGTAGCTACGGTAGGTTTATTAAGAACCTAAATGGCGAATTCATTACGGCAGAAGAAATGGGTACCAATACACGCGATATGGAATATATCCGTATGGAAACCAATTATGTTACTGGCGTTCCCGAGTCAATTGGTGGTGCTGGTAATCCGGCTCCTTTTACTGCACAAGGTGTTTATTTAGGTATTAAAGCAAGTGTTAAAGAGGTTTTCGGTACAGATATGCTAGCCGGAAGAACCATTGTAGTACAAGGTATCGGAAATGTTGGTGAGCATTTGGTTGCACTGTTAAGAAAAGAAAACGCTGAAGTTTTGATCAGCGATATTAACCAGGAGCAATTAACTTATGTTGCCCGGAAATATAAAGCAAAACCGATCGAGGCCGATAAAATTTTTACAACTGATGCCGATGTTTATGCGCCATGTGCAATGGGTGCTACAGTGAACAACAAAACCATCGAAAAAATGAAGTTTGCGATTATTGCAGGTTCAGCAAACAATCAGTTAAAAGATGAGGTTTTAGATAGCGAATTACTTTTGAAGAAAGGGATTTTATTTGCACCTGATTATTTAATTAATGCTGGTGGATTAATTTCCTGCTATTCTGAGTTAACGGGTTTTGGTAAAAAACGCACTGTACAGCTTACAGAGAATATTTACGATGCTACGCGAAGTGTAATTAAGTTAAGCAAAACCGAAAATATATCAACAAATATTGCAGCCAACCGTATTGCCGAGAAACGGATTGCAGATGTTAAAAAAATTAAATCGTCATATTAA